The sequence below is a genomic window from Pleurocapsa sp. PCC 7327.
TTTGGCGGTCGCAGCGAACACTATTACGACGAAAAAGGGAACTATCGCGTGCGTTGGATTCCCGATCGAGTGGTTAAGGGAGTTCCCTACGATACTCCCATTCTCGGATATCAAGTTAATACAGCAAATACCCTGCGCCTCTGGAAAGCGGAAGCGATCGAATCTTTTGACTTTCAGGCATTCAACGTCGGCGACTACTACGGCGCCGTTGATGCCAAAATTGTCTCAGAAAACTTGACTAAAATCCTCTATCCCAATGACGAAGTCATTCAGGGCAAAGAACTGCGCTTGCAACAGCAATACTTTTTCGTTTCCTGTGCCCTGCAAGATATGATTCGTTTGCTGTTGTCTACCGAGGTAAGTCTAGAGACGTTTCACCAACAGTTTGCCGTCCAACTCAACGATACCCATCCCGCTATCGGCGTTGCCGAACTGATGCGCTTGTTGGTGGACGAGCATCGCATGGACTGGGATAAAGCTTGGCACGTAACCCAAAATACGTTTGCTTTTACCAATCATACCCTGCTTCCCGAAGCGTTGGAAAAATGGTCGGTAGAGCTATTTGGTCGCCTACTTCCCCGACATTTAGAAATTATCTATGAAATCAATCAACGTTTTTTGGATCGCGTGCGGATGAAATATCCACGCGATCTGGGCAAGTTATCGCGCCTGTCTCTGATTGATGAAAGTGGAGAAAGATACGTCCGCATGGCAAATCTTGCCTGCGTTGGTTCCCATGCCATTAATGGAGTTGCCGAATTACATACCGAATTACTCAAAAAAACTGTCCTGAAAGATTTTTACGAATTTTTTCCCGAAAAGTTCACTAATGTAACCAATGGCGTTACTCCTCGCCGCTGGATGGTTCTCAGCAATCCTAGACTGACTCGACTGATTACCGAAAAAATCGGTGACAGGTGGATTACAAATCTTGACGATCTCACAAACTTAGAAACTTTAGTAGACGACGCTTCATTCCGCCAGCAGTGGCGACAAATCAAGCAGGAGACGAAGGGCGATTTAGCTGCATATATTCGCAAAAAGCTAGATATTATCGTCGATCCAAAATCGTTATTCGATATTCAGGTAAAACGGATTCACGAATACAAACGCCAACATCTAAACGTTTTGCACGTTATAACTTTTTATAATCGCCTCAAACACGATCGGGAGCTCGATATTACGCCTCGTACTTTCATCTTTGGCGGAAAAGCAGCGCCGGGCTACTTTATGGCAAAGTTGATTATTAAGCTGATCGTCTCCGTCGCTAATATCGTCAATAACGATCCCGACGTGCGCGATCGCATGAAAGTTGTCTTCATCCCCGACTTTAATGTTACTCTGGGTCAACGAATCTATCCCGCCGCCGACCTATCCGAACAAATTTCTACGGCAGGCAAGGAAGCTTCTGGAACGGGAAATATGAAATTTGCCCTCAATGGCGCACTCACAATTGGAACCCTCGACGGCGCTAATGTTGAAATTCGAGAAGAAGTGGGGGCTGAAAACTTTTTCTTATTTGGCTTGACAACTGAAGAGGTTTATGAATTAAAGGCGCGAGGATACAGACCTTTTGAGTACTACAACCAAAATGCCGAACTAAAAGCTGTCATCGATTTAATTAGTTCGGGTTTCTTCTCCCGCGGCAATGTCGATCTATTCAAGCCGTTGGTAGACAATCTGCTGTACCGAGATGATTACATGCTCTTAGCTGATTATCAGTCTTATATTGACACTCAAGAAAAAGTCAACCAAGCCTATCGCGATCGCGAGAATTGGACGCGGATGTCTATTCTCAACGTAGCGCGAATGGGAAAATTTTCCAGCGATCGCTCTATTCGAGAATACGCTCAGAAGATTTGGAAAGTCGAACCCGTTCCTGTAGAACTTTTACAATTGTGTCCGGGAGGTCGGTGTTTGTTGGTTTGATACTCCCATTAACAACCATCTATCTTTAATCGGGGCACAAAGTCAGCGATGTTCTAAGTAGTCGGACATAAACCAACAAAAATAAAACCGTGTTAACTTTTGTAAAGTTAACGAAAAAGGACAGTAACTAGTAAGCGCTCGCTAAAAAACCCAGCCCAATAAGAAAGGGCGATCGCTGCCTTGGCGGCTTAAGGGAGGACAAGATCGATTACTTTTTCTCAGACTTAAAGCAAAATCTCTCCAATTCTAATTCATTTGCTCTGTTTCGAGATTCTATTAAGCCACTAAATGGACTTGTTGAGATGTCGCTAAAACTTGACATAACTGTCGGCTGCTGTAGGTTCGTTGCTCGGTCTCTAATTTTTCGCAGAGAGTCTCGATCTGTTCTGGCAGCCATTTTCTTCTTCTTTCAGGTCGGGGAGCATCCCACAATCTCGCCAATCCCAAGTTTTGCCATCGGTGCAGGGTTGAGCGGACAGTTGAGGGAGACCATTTCAAATAGATGGCTATCTTCTCGACCTTCCATCCCATTCCTGAAAGCCTGATAGCTTCGGCTCTATCTTTAGTTCTTTGCGGAACGCGGGGCGCTTTTCTTAACTCCCAGAGAGTTCGGTCTTGTTCTCGGCTGAGAAAGATTCTTAAAGGCGGAGATGACATAGCTATTTTTCCTGTTACTGCTCTCGCTTAATAAATCTTCGCACAGTTCGGCTTATTTATGTCTATCTACTTATTAGGCAAAATCTTGATTACGGAAAGAAAGCTAATCAAAAACTCCACCAATGGAATTTTGGCTCTATTCGGCAAAAATTAAAATATAAATGTGCCCAAGTGGGTATTCATACAGAATTAATTTCTGAAGAATATACCAGTCAAGAATGCTTATCTTGTCGAAAAAGAAATAAGCCCAAAAATCGTAATTATCGTTGTTCCCGTGGTTTTTCTTGGCATAGAGACGGATTAGGTAGTGCCAATATTCGTGCAAAGTATCTGGGAGAAATCCTAGTAGTTGGTCTTATGGCTAGATCCAAAACTGGGTAGTCAGTCGGCGACAAGTGCTTGACAAGCGATTTGACAATATTGGGAAACGACGATAGCATCGGACAGAATTTTTTATTTGATAGGGGTTAGAATACTATTTTCTGACCCCTTTTTTCTTGTCTTAAGCTTTCTTTCAACACTTCTGGGCTAGATCCTCTGGAGTAAAGTGGCATCCTCATCTTCAGTGTAACCTAACCGATTAATGATTGGTTAGAGAATCCGCGCAATTCTATTGCTGCGGAAATGCCCTTCGATTTCTTCTTTTACTTTACAGGTTACAAGAGAGCTAAAGTGTCATTTAGAAGAATCTTTCCTTATTCCTAGAGGAAAACAATCCCAATATCGGACCGAGAATCGCCCCGAAAACGAAACCGCCCGCGTGCGCCCAATAGGCAATTCCGCCACCTTCCATGCCGATGTTAGCAGGTGCTTGCAGGCTGGCAACGCCATAGAGAGCTTGCTGCACGAACCAAAAACCGAGAAAGAACACGGCGGGAATTCTAATGGTAGTCAGAAAGAAGCCCAACGGAACTAGAGTTAGGATTTGCGCTTTAGGAAAGCGGATAATATATGCTCCCAGGACTCCTGCGATCGCGCCGCTAGCACCGATGGCAGGAACGCCCGATTGCATCGAGAAAAACCATTGAGTTAGAGCCGCTAACACGCCGCACGTCAGATAAAAAATAAGATATTTAATGCGACCGAGCTGGTCTTCAATATTATTGCCAAATACCCACAAAAACAACATATTGCCAGCAATGTGCAAAAAACCGCCGTGCAGAAACTGCGAGGTCACTAGCGTTAGCGATTGCGAGATTATCCGATCTGTATCGCCGCTACTCAAGCTTGCTGTTAATTCCCTAGGGACAACACCGTAGGTATAGAAAAACTGCTCTAACTGTTGGGGAGATAAACTGAGTTCGTGTAAAAACACAAAAACATTGATGCCAATCAATGTATAGGTGAGATAGGGAGTAATTCTAGTCGGATTATTGTCGTGCAGGGGAACCACGATGACTTTTCCTCTCGATTAAAAGTTGTCAAAAAAATAATTTGAAATTAGCACGTTCCAGCCTTTATGAAGGAGCGTGTCGCCACTTATCCAGAACATCTTTAAACAATACTTCCTCTAGCCAAATCTTAGCTACTACCGTCAGCGGTAGTGCCATCAATAGTCCCAAAACTCCAAAAAAGCTAGCAAAGATGATTTGAGCAGTTAGGGTAATGGCAGGTAAGAGCGACACTTGTTTTGCCATAATTGCAGGCGTTAACCAATAACTTTCAAGATTTTGAATGACAATATAGACAATTAAAACAGCAACGGCTTTCCAGGGAGAATCGAGTAGCGCGATCGCGATGGGAAATACGGCACTCAAAGTAGGACCAATATTAGGGATCAAATCGAGCAATCCTGCTAAAATTGCGTGAGCGAGGGCAAGCGGCACTTGTAAAATCCACAAACTAATCCCGCTCATCAAAGCAACAAAACCCATTTGCATTAAAATCCCAATCGTCCAATTCCCTAAAGCGACTTCGCAATGAGAAATAATTTCGTTAGCTCGCTGGCGATAGAACGAGGGAAATAACCGGATAAATAAGTTCCGGTATGGCTGAGGATTTATTAGTAACATAAGGCTTAAAACTAGAACTAGGACTAGCTGCAAAATAACGTTAACCGACGCCGAAAAAAAGTCAAAAGTTTGCGCCAATAATTGAGTCACATAGGGCTGAAGCTGTTGTATTATCGTGCTGAGATCGGGGAGATTGCGAAAATCTTGTTCGGCTAAGCGAGCTTGTAACCACTGAATTCCTGCCTGAATTTGTACAAAAACTTGTGGTAGCAATTCGAGC
It includes:
- a CDS encoding glycogen/starch/alpha-glucan phosphorylase, producing the protein MNAPLEDSLTPQIRVEDDRTGLSITTLRSALADNLFYIQGKFPGTATKNDYYMALAYTVRDRLLQRWLNTTQTYRKNVKVVCYLSAEFLIGPQLVNNLINLGIYAKIRQAVEESGLDLQELIEQEEEPGLGNGGLGRLAACYLDSLSSLEIPAIGYGIRYEFGIFDQEIRDGWQVEITDKWLQYGNPWEIARPEEFVEVKFGGRSEHYYDEKGNYRVRWIPDRVVKGVPYDTPILGYQVNTANTLRLWKAEAIESFDFQAFNVGDYYGAVDAKIVSENLTKILYPNDEVIQGKELRLQQQYFFVSCALQDMIRLLLSTEVSLETFHQQFAVQLNDTHPAIGVAELMRLLVDEHRMDWDKAWHVTQNTFAFTNHTLLPEALEKWSVELFGRLLPRHLEIIYEINQRFLDRVRMKYPRDLGKLSRLSLIDESGERYVRMANLACVGSHAINGVAELHTELLKKTVLKDFYEFFPEKFTNVTNGVTPRRWMVLSNPRLTRLITEKIGDRWITNLDDLTNLETLVDDASFRQQWRQIKQETKGDLAAYIRKKLDIIVDPKSLFDIQVKRIHEYKRQHLNVLHVITFYNRLKHDRELDITPRTFIFGGKAAPGYFMAKLIIKLIVSVANIVNNDPDVRDRMKVVFIPDFNVTLGQRIYPAADLSEQISTAGKEASGTGNMKFALNGALTIGTLDGANVEIREEVGAENFFLFGLTTEEVYELKARGYRPFEYYNQNAELKAVIDLISSGFFSRGNVDLFKPLVDNLLYRDDYMLLADYQSYIDTQEKVNQAYRDRENWTRMSILNVARMGKFSSDRSIREYAQKIWKVEPVPVELLQLCPGGRCLLV
- a CDS encoding helix-turn-helix domain-containing protein; its protein translation is MSSPPLRIFLSREQDRTLWELRKAPRVPQRTKDRAEAIRLSGMGWKVEKIAIYLKWSPSTVRSTLHRWQNLGLARLWDAPRPERRRKWLPEQIETLCEKLETEQRTYSSRQLCQVLATSQQVHLVA
- a CDS encoding transposase → MRQNLDYGKKANQKLHQWNFGSIRQKLKYKCAQVGIHTELISEEYTSQECLSCRKRNKPKNRNYRCSRGFSWHRDGLGSANIRAKYLGEILVVGLMARSKTG
- a CDS encoding rhomboid family intramembrane serine protease is translated as MVPLHDNNPTRITPYLTYTLIGINVFVFLHELSLSPQQLEQFFYTYGVVPRELTASLSSGDTDRIISQSLTLVTSQFLHGGFLHIAGNMLFLWVFGNNIEDQLGRIKYLIFYLTCGVLAALTQWFFSMQSGVPAIGASGAIAGVLGAYIIRFPKAQILTLVPLGFFLTTIRIPAVFFLGFWFVQQALYGVASLQAPANIGMEGGGIAYWAHAGGFVFGAILGPILGLFSSRNKERFF
- a CDS encoding AI-2E family transporter, with translation MGNAAIAAAFFTAVVLAIAINQLVKQLQRWVKRRAVAIFLSLAILFVLLIIFLWLIVPAFVEQIQQLLELLPQVFVQIQAGIQWLQARLAEQDFRNLPDLSTIIQQLQPYVTQLLAQTFDFFSASVNVILQLVLVLVLSLMLLINPQPYRNLFIRLFPSFYRQRANEIISHCEVALGNWTIGILMQMGFVALMSGISLWILQVPLALAHAILAGLLDLIPNIGPTLSAVFPIAIALLDSPWKAVAVLIVYIVIQNLESYWLTPAIMAKQVSLLPAITLTAQIIFASFFGVLGLLMALPLTVVAKIWLEEVLFKDVLDKWRHAPS